From Pseudomonadota bacterium, a single genomic window includes:
- a CDS encoding 3-methyl-2-oxobutanoate dehydrogenase subunit VorB has translation MNKVFMSGNHTIAEAAIRAGCKCYFGYPITPQNELGEYMAANLRQAGGTFIQSESEIAAINMVVGAAASGVRAMTSSSSPGISLKQEGISFLSGFELPAVIVNMMRGGPGMGNIAPAQGDYYQSTRGGGHGDYRTPVLAPASVQELADLTMVAFDLADRYRTPVMLIGDGMMGQMKEPVVFPELVKQLPEKKWALKGRGEGPSRYLASLILDGLENERHNWKLVRKYQEIADCETRYELYMMEDAEYAVVAYGTTARIIKGAIKRARREGIPVGLIRPITLFPFPEKVLQEIAHRIKGFLVFEMSTGQMVDDVRLALADYQVKVEFHGRPGGIIPTPLEFSRVINRHYRRMKK, from the coding sequence GTGAATAAGGTTTTTATGAGTGGCAACCATACCATTGCCGAGGCGGCCATCCGGGCCGGCTGTAAATGTTATTTTGGTTACCCGATTACACCCCAGAATGAACTGGGTGAATATATGGCGGCAAATTTGCGGCAGGCTGGTGGAACTTTCATCCAGTCAGAAAGCGAGATTGCTGCCATTAATATGGTCGTAGGCGCGGCGGCATCCGGAGTCCGGGCTATGACTTCATCATCCAGCCCGGGAATCAGCCTGAAACAGGAAGGGATCTCTTTTCTGTCAGGGTTTGAACTGCCGGCTGTTATTGTCAATATGATGCGAGGCGGTCCCGGGATGGGAAACATTGCTCCGGCTCAGGGAGATTATTATCAGTCGACCAGGGGTGGCGGGCATGGTGATTATCGGACCCCGGTATTAGCTCCGGCATCGGTGCAGGAACTGGCTGATCTGACCATGGTCGCCTTCGATCTGGCTGATCGTTATCGGACTCCGGTAATGCTAATTGGTGACGGGATGATGGGGCAGATGAAGGAACCGGTGGTTTTCCCGGAGCTGGTTAAACAATTACCGGAAAAAAAATGGGCGTTGAAGGGGCGGGGAGAAGGTCCAAGTCGCTACCTGGCCTCCCTGATTCTTGACGGCCTGGAAAATGAACGTCACAATTGGAAACTGGTGCGTAAATACCAGGAAATTGCTGATTGTGAGACCCGTTATGAGCTTTACATGATGGAAGATGCTGAATATGCCGTGGTCGCCTATGGAACGACGGCCCGGATTATCAAAGGTGCCATTAAACGAGCCCGTAGAGAAGGAATCCCGGTTGGTCTGATTCGACCTATAACCCTTTTCCCCTTTCCGGAAAAAGTTTTGCAGGAAATAGCTCACCGGATTAAAGGTTTCCTGGTTTTTGAAATGAGTACCGGCCAGATGGTTGACGATGTAAGACTGGCCCTGGCTGATTATCAGGTTAAGGTTGAATTTCATGGCCGTCCCGGCGGCATCATCCCCACCCCGTTGGAGTTTTCCCGGGTTATTAACCGCCATTATCGGCGGATGAAAAAGTAG
- a CDS encoding ferredoxin family protein, with amino-acid sequence MMSKKDKVFMVKIRRDYCKGCGLCVEFCKQEVLETSPKLNSMGYYYADPVKPENCIGCMVCTLVCPDLAVEVYSE; translated from the coding sequence ATGATGAGTAAAAAAGATAAAGTTTTTATGGTAAAGATCCGCCGGGATTATTGTAAAGGCTGCGGTCTTTGTGTTGAGTTCTGTAAACAGGAAGTGCTTGAAACTTCTCCAAAATTAAATAGCATGGGATATTATTATGCTGATCCGGTGAAGCCTGAGAATTGTATTGGTTGTATGGTCTGCACGCTGGTTTGTCCTGATTTGGCGGTTGAGGTGTACAGTGAATAA
- a CDS encoding DUF4301 family protein, with protein MDHDVIFSDVDLAQIDEHGLNEVDVLAQIDIFTHGIPAVKLDRPCTVNDGIVRLENEEMETMIDIYREAALAGRAMKFVPASGAATRMFKTLLSCYHKYFQPGAKPMTLNDYIDNPDYDDILRMKDNCGKFAFSDRLHQVVSADGLEVENLIDEGRCDLMLAYLLTEKGLDYGSLPKGLIDFHCYPDHVRTPFVEHLVEAADYTKDKQGKIRLHFTISPEHRQPFQEHLEQVRGVIETGSTRCEVIFSVQKSSTDTIAVDHDNVPFKNVDGSLVFRPGGHGALLENLNDLKGDIVFIKNIDNVVPDRLKAEICRYHQILGGYLVNLQQRIFGYLQGLDDTVPGDSLLAEITVFVQDFLGIEIPSEAGDKQIEFLRKKLNRPLRVCGMVKNEGEPGGGPFWVRGPEQGCSRQIVESSQVDFSAPDQEKIWQLSTHFNPVDLVCGLRDYRGEPFDLHEFSDPDTGFIAVKSSEGKELKALEHPGLWNGAMAEWNTVFIEVPAGTFNPVKSVFDLLRPAHQTGEV; from the coding sequence ATGGATCATGATGTTATCTTTAGCGATGTCGATCTGGCTCAGATAGATGAACATGGTTTGAACGAAGTGGATGTTCTGGCCCAAATAGATATTTTTACCCATGGTATCCCGGCGGTTAAACTGGATCGCCCCTGTACCGTAAACGACGGTATTGTCAGGCTGGAGAATGAAGAGATGGAGACCATGATTGATATCTACCGGGAGGCTGCCCTGGCTGGAAGGGCGATGAAATTTGTTCCGGCATCGGGTGCGGCAACCAGAATGTTCAAAACCCTGCTGTCCTGTTATCATAAATATTTCCAGCCGGGTGCCAAGCCCATGACGTTAAATGACTATATTGATAATCCTGATTATGATGATATCCTGCGGATGAAGGATAATTGTGGGAAATTTGCTTTTTCCGATCGGCTTCACCAGGTGGTTTCAGCCGATGGCCTGGAGGTTGAAAACCTGATTGATGAAGGTCGATGTGACCTGATGCTGGCTTACTTACTGACGGAAAAAGGGCTTGACTACGGCAGTTTGCCGAAGGGATTGATTGATTTTCATTGTTATCCCGATCATGTTCGCACTCCTTTCGTGGAACACCTGGTGGAAGCAGCCGATTATACCAAGGATAAACAGGGAAAAATCCGACTTCATTTTACCATTTCTCCGGAACATCGACAACCGTTTCAGGAACATCTTGAACAGGTGAGGGGAGTCATTGAAACCGGTAGTACCCGTTGTGAGGTTATTTTTTCGGTCCAGAAATCCTCAACGGATACCATTGCCGTTGATCATGATAATGTACCTTTTAAAAATGTCGACGGTTCCCTGGTCTTTCGACCTGGCGGCCATGGGGCTCTGCTGGAAAATCTGAATGATTTAAAAGGTGATATTGTTTTTATCAAAAATATCGATAATGTGGTCCCTGACCGGTTGAAAGCGGAAATATGCCGCTATCATCAGATCCTGGGAGGCTACCTGGTAAATCTGCAACAGCGCATTTTCGGTTATCTTCAAGGCCTTGATGATACAGTTCCTGGCGATTCGCTGCTGGCTGAAATAACTGTTTTTGTGCAGGATTTTCTTGGAATCGAGATTCCGTCTGAGGCAGGTGATAAACAGATTGAATTTTTGCGTAAGAAACTTAATCGACCCCTCAGGGTTTGCGGGATGGTAAAAAATGAAGGCGAGCCCGGGGGCGGACCTTTCTGGGTCCGTGGCCCCGAGCAGGGTTGCAGTCGCCAGATAGTCGAGTCGTCACAGGTGGATTTCTCTGCTCCTGACCAGGAGAAAATCTGGCAGCTATCTACCCATTTTAATCCGGTGGATCTGGTATGTGGTCTGCGGGATTACCGGGGGGAACCTTTTGACCTGCATGAGTTCAGCGATCCTGATACCGGCTTTATCGCGGTTAAATCCAGTGAAGGAAAGGAATTGAAAGCCCTTGAACATCCGGGTTTGTGGAATGGGGCGATGGCTGAATGGAATACGGTTTTCATCGAAGTCCCGGCCGGGACGTTTAATCCGGTCAAGTCTGTTTTTGATCTTTTGCGTCCGGCGCATCAGACCGGGGAAGTGTGA
- a CDS encoding acetoacetate--CoA ligase: MKTALWKPSTERIANANLTRFMKYLNDQQGQSFANYDELYQWSISERADFWEGVWNFGGIIASKTYDEVLVDGDKMPGSRWFTGARLNFAENLLRYRDEQTAMVFKGEQQEAVRITYAELYDQVARLAKSLRDMGVTAGDRISGFVPNMMETVIAMLATTSIGAIWSSCSPDFGIKGVLDRFGQIEPKVVFTANGYGYNGKTFDSLQRVSDILNSLPSVEKVVVIPYTESQPDISMINNSILFGDFLSSEDNLEIEFEQLPFDHPLYIMYSSGTTGVPKCIVHGAGGTLIQHLKEHILHVDLKREDNLFYFTTCGWMMWNWLVSGLAVGATLILYDGSPFYPNGGTTFKLAEDEKITVFGTSAKFLASVQQADIKPGKEYDLSAIKTICSTGSPLSAESFEFVYREIKEDLDLASISGGTDIVSCFALGNPILPVYSEELQCRGLGMKVEAFDDDGKSVLNEQGELVCSASFPSMPIYFWNDPENQKYLDAYFRRYPNIWCHGDFIMITETGGVIFYGRSDATLNPGGVRIGTAEIYRQVETIPEIKDSVVIGQNWDNDVRVILFVILEAGVDLTPELEKQIKTTIRKNTTPRHVPAKVIPVADIPYTISGKKVELAVRKVVEGREITNKDALANPQALECFKDLPQLQS, translated from the coding sequence ATGAAAACTGCACTATGGAAACCATCAACTGAACGGATAGCCAATGCCAACCTGACCCGATTTATGAAGTACCTGAATGATCAGCAGGGGCAGTCTTTTGCCAATTATGATGAGTTGTACCAGTGGTCGATAAGCGAACGGGCTGATTTCTGGGAAGGCGTCTGGAACTTTGGCGGCATTATCGCTTCCAAAACCTACGATGAAGTGCTGGTGGACGGCGACAAAATGCCAGGCTCCAGATGGTTTACCGGCGCCCGGCTCAATTTTGCCGAGAACCTGCTGCGCTACCGTGATGAGCAGACCGCCATGGTCTTTAAGGGCGAACAGCAGGAAGCGGTCAGAATAACCTATGCTGAACTCTATGACCAAGTCGCCAGATTGGCCAAATCATTACGGGATATGGGGGTCACCGCGGGCGACCGGATATCCGGTTTTGTTCCCAACATGATGGAAACGGTAATTGCCATGCTGGCCACCACCAGCATCGGCGCTATCTGGTCTTCCTGCTCGCCTGATTTCGGCATTAAAGGGGTTTTAGATCGTTTTGGCCAGATTGAACCCAAAGTTGTTTTTACCGCCAACGGTTATGGCTATAATGGCAAAACCTTCGATTCTCTACAGCGGGTTTCCGATATTCTCAACAGCCTGCCATCGGTGGAAAAAGTAGTGGTCATTCCCTATACCGAAAGCCAACCGGATATCAGCATGATCAACAACTCCATTCTCTTCGGTGATTTTCTCAGTTCCGAAGACAATCTGGAAATAGAATTTGAACAGCTGCCTTTCGACCATCCCCTCTACATCATGTATTCATCCGGGACCACCGGGGTGCCCAAATGTATTGTCCATGGGGCTGGCGGCACCCTGATTCAGCACCTGAAGGAACATATCCTCCATGTTGATCTCAAGCGGGAAGACAATCTTTTCTACTTCACCACCTGCGGCTGGATGATGTGGAACTGGTTAGTTAGCGGCCTGGCGGTGGGCGCCACCCTGATCCTCTATGATGGTTCCCCATTCTATCCAAACGGCGGCACCACCTTCAAGCTGGCGGAAGATGAAAAAATAACCGTTTTCGGCACCAGCGCCAAGTTCCTGGCCTCGGTTCAGCAGGCCGACATCAAACCGGGGAAGGAATATGATCTTTCGGCGATTAAAACCATCTGTTCCACCGGTTCTCCTCTTTCAGCTGAAAGTTTTGAGTTTGTCTACCGGGAAATCAAGGAAGATCTCGACCTGGCTTCCATTTCCGGCGGTACCGATATTGTTTCCTGCTTTGCCCTCGGCAATCCCATCCTGCCGGTCTACAGCGAAGAACTACAGTGCCGTGGGCTGGGGATGAAAGTTGAAGCCTTCGATGATGATGGCAAGTCGGTACTCAATGAACAGGGAGAACTGGTCTGCAGCGCTTCGTTCCCGTCAATGCCGATCTATTTCTGGAACGATCCGGAAAACCAGAAATATCTGGATGCCTATTTCCGCCGTTATCCCAACATCTGGTGCCACGGTGACTTCATCATGATTACTGAAACCGGCGGGGTTATTTTTTATGGTCGTTCCGATGCCACCCTCAACCCCGGCGGCGTCCGCATCGGCACTGCCGAAATCTATCGGCAGGTGGAAACCATTCCAGAAATCAAGGACAGCGTCGTCATCGGCCAGAACTGGGACAACGATGTGCGGGTTATCTTGTTCGTTATTCTGGAAGCGGGGGTTGATTTAACCCCGGAACTGGAAAAACAGATTAAAACCACCATCCGTAAAAACACCACTCCCCGGCATGTACCGGCCAAAGTGATCCCGGTTGCCGACATCCCCTACACTATCAGCGGTAAAAAAGTGGAACTGGCAGTACGTAAAGTCGTCGAAGGCCGGGAAATTACCAACAAGGATGCCCTGGCCAACCCCCAGGCACTGGAATGTTTCAAGGATCTGCCCCAATTGCAATCATGA
- a CDS encoding ABC transporter permease — translation METVDLSLVSLALTFLLLALPVVLSLKFGFALIKPLFYAVGRMTVQLILIGIFLKYLFLWNNIWINLFWLLIMITVAVFSAVRSSAIKISKVFIPGFLSFSIATFVVIFYLNIVVIPLDNIFDARYLIVLGGMLLGSSLRGNIVGISTFYENIRKDARKYLYVLSLGASHYEALLPYFRESAQLALKPTLAAMATMGIVALPGMMTGVILGGASPEVAIKYQIMIMIAIVVSTITSVVLTILLTLRVCFNRYGVLRREVFVEPKNKSNGS, via the coding sequence ATGGAAACCGTAGATCTTTCCCTTGTCTCCCTGGCTCTGACCTTTCTGCTGCTGGCTCTGCCGGTGGTTTTAAGCCTGAAGTTCGGATTTGCTTTAATCAAGCCGCTTTTTTATGCCGTGGGCAGGATGACCGTTCAGTTGATCCTGATCGGCATCTTTCTCAAATATCTTTTTTTATGGAATAACATCTGGATCAATCTTTTCTGGCTGCTGATCATGATTACGGTTGCGGTCTTTTCCGCGGTCAGAAGTTCCGCCATCAAAATCAGCAAGGTTTTTATCCCCGGTTTTTTATCATTTTCCATTGCCACCTTTGTGGTTATCTTTTATCTGAATATTGTGGTTATCCCGCTTGATAATATTTTTGACGCCCGCTACCTGATTGTTCTCGGCGGCATGCTGCTGGGTAGTTCGCTCAGGGGCAACATTGTCGGCATCAGCACCTTTTATGAAAATATCAGGAAGGATGCCAGGAAATATCTCTATGTGCTTTCGCTTGGAGCATCTCATTACGAGGCCTTGCTGCCGTATTTTCGGGAAAGCGCTCAACTGGCGTTAAAGCCGACCCTGGCCGCTATGGCAACCATGGGAATAGTCGCTCTGCCCGGAATGATGACGGGAGTTATCCTTGGAGGGGCCAGCCCGGAAGTGGCAATTAAATACCAGATTATGATCATGATCGCAATTGTGGTCAGCACCATCACCAGCGTGGTGCTGACCATCCTGCTGACTCTGCGCGTCTGTTTTAACCGCTACGGGGTGCTGCGGCGGGAGGTATTTGTTGAGCCGAAGAACAAGTCAAATGGAAGCTGA
- a CDS encoding ABC transporter ATP-binding protein, which translates to MIAFNHIHLSFNGKKIIDDLSLAVDQGEKVVVLAKSGTGKSSLFSLVLGFIEPDEGEVFFDGRMIDEKSVWEVRKKIAYVDQDVSLGGGKILDLLDLVAKLKTNIYLDGFREQLQELLQYFELDKEVIKKDIEDLSGGERQRLAIIIAVLLQRDVFLLDEVTSALDKQLKKKVADFFVAREDWTCLVISHDPVWLENPAVKIFNLEEGEWKP; encoded by the coding sequence ATGATTGCCTTTAACCATATTCATCTTTCGTTTAATGGTAAAAAAATTATTGATGACCTCTCTCTGGCGGTTGATCAAGGTGAAAAGGTTGTGGTCCTGGCGAAATCAGGGACAGGGAAGAGTTCTCTCTTTTCCCTGGTGTTGGGGTTTATCGAACCTGATGAAGGAGAAGTTTTCTTTGACGGCCGAATGATCGATGAAAAAAGCGTCTGGGAGGTTCGTAAAAAGATTGCTTATGTAGATCAGGATGTCAGTCTGGGTGGTGGAAAGATTCTTGATCTGCTTGATTTAGTGGCAAAATTAAAAACAAATATTTACCTGGATGGCTTCCGGGAACAGCTGCAGGAGCTTTTGCAGTATTTTGAGTTGGATAAAGAAGTCATCAAAAAGGATATTGAAGATCTGTCCGGCGGCGAAAGACAGCGCCTGGCGATTATTATTGCCGTGCTGCTGCAGCGGGATGTATTTCTGCTGGATGAAGTGACTTCGGCCCTCGATAAACAGCTCAAAAAAAAAGTAGCGGATTTTTTTGTTGCCAGGGAAGATTGGACCTGTCTGGTGATTTCCCACGATCCTGTCTGGCTTGAGAACCCGGCGGTCAAAATTTTCAATCTTGAGGAGGGAGAATGGAAACCGTAG
- a CDS encoding AI-2E family transporter: protein MLINLAAFVIVIAGIMSAKAIVVPFLLASFLAIICAPPVYWLRTRKVPAIVSIILLVLVVILVEMVLATLVTSSMAEFSRAIPQYQERLHAIFKDLIAWLGGHGIELTEKIFMDQFDPGKLMSIAANMLNNLFGMLTNTFMIVLTLVFILLEASGFTDKLKAIAGRPDADMEKYDRIITGINRYLALKTGTSLLTGGLVTIGLWIIGVDFAVMWGVLAFLLNFIPTIGSVIAAVPSVLLALVQLGPASAAATAGLYLVTNIIVGNILEPKIMGTGVGLSPLVIFVSMAFWGWVLGPVGMLLSVPLTMTLKIGLGYSEKTRHIALLLGSNGEAMKVLLEQEKNSLS, encoded by the coding sequence ATGCTGATTAATCTTGCCGCGTTTGTCATTGTTATTGCCGGTATCATGTCGGCAAAAGCCATTGTCGTGCCGTTTCTGCTGGCGTCCTTTCTTGCCATTATCTGTGCTCCTCCAGTGTATTGGCTGCGAACCAGGAAGGTGCCGGCTATTGTTTCCATCATCCTGCTGGTGTTGGTGGTTATCCTGGTGGAAATGGTGCTGGCAACCCTGGTAACTTCTTCCATGGCGGAATTTTCCCGGGCAATACCTCAGTACCAGGAACGTCTGCATGCGATATTCAAAGATTTGATCGCCTGGCTGGGAGGTCACGGTATTGAGCTTACGGAAAAGATTTTCATGGATCAGTTTGATCCGGGCAAGCTCATGAGTATTGCCGCCAATATGCTCAATAACCTGTTCGGGATGTTGACCAATACTTTTATGATTGTGTTGACCCTGGTTTTCATCCTGCTCGAGGCCTCGGGCTTTACGGATAAGCTCAAGGCCATAGCCGGCAGGCCTGATGCTGATATGGAAAAATATGACCGGATTATCACTGGTATCAACCGGTATCTGGCCCTGAAGACCGGTACCAGCCTGCTTACCGGGGGCCTGGTTACCATCGGTCTCTGGATTATCGGGGTTGATTTTGCGGTCATGTGGGGGGTATTGGCTTTTCTGCTGAACTTTATTCCGACCATTGGTTCGGTTATAGCCGCGGTTCCATCGGTTCTATTGGCTCTGGTCCAGCTTGGCCCGGCTTCGGCGGCGGCTACGGCCGGCTTGTATCTGGTTACAAACATAATTGTCGGGAATATTCTTGAACCAAAGATCATGGGAACCGGAGTCGGACTTTCACCGCTGGTTATTTTTGTTTCCATGGCCTTTTGGGGTTGGGTGCTCGGACCGGTGGGCATGCTGCTGTCGGTTCCGTTGACCATGACTTTGAAAATCGGCTTGGGGTATAGTGAAAAAACCCGCCATATTGCTTTGCTTCTCGGGTCAAATGGGGAAGCGATGAAGGTGTTACTTGAGCAGGAAAAAAACAGTTTGTCATGA